A single Leptolyngbya ohadii IS1 DNA region contains:
- a CDS encoding Rrf2 family transcriptional regulator — protein sequence MELSCKSEYALLALLELAAHYSSGEPLQIRQIAAEQNIPDRYLEQLLAILRRANLIRSQRGARGGYLLAREPWKITLLEVVNCIEGIESHPVELTREAKSVEGMVIREVWQEAGHAAYAVLQKYTLQDIADKRDSRRQLDFMYYI from the coding sequence GTGGAACTCTCTTGTAAAAGCGAATACGCCCTTCTCGCACTCTTAGAGCTGGCAGCCCACTACAGCAGCGGTGAGCCGCTTCAAATTCGACAGATTGCGGCTGAGCAAAACATTCCCGATCGCTACCTGGAACAGCTCCTAGCGATTCTGAGGCGGGCGAATTTAATTCGGAGCCAGCGGGGTGCCAGAGGAGGATATCTGCTGGCGCGTGAGCCTTGGAAGATTACTTTACTGGAAGTCGTTAACTGCATAGAAGGTATTGAATCCCATCCCGTTGAGCTAACTCGCGAAGCAAAATCCGTGGAAGGAATGGTTATTCGGGAAGTCTGGCAGGAAGCAGGTCATGCAGCCTATGCCGTCCTCCAAAAGTACACTCTGCAAGATATCGCCGACAAGCGCGATTCCAGACGGCAGCTTGATTTTATGTATTACATCTAG
- a CDS encoding iron uptake porin, with the protein MLSKVLKLNSLVATPAFLGAAILMSSSAYAAEAQKGADALLNTTPAASETLQIDAAAIAPIAPATETIAAEATVAEVAPAAPAAPVQIAQAATAPTSVASLDDIVQYGNEVSTTQAQVTSIDQLSDVDPNSWAFQALRQLIERYGCIAGYPDGTYRGNRALTRYEFAAGLNACLDRISELIASSTADLATKEDLETLRRLQEEFQAELSTLRGRVDALEARTSELEANQFSTTTKLNGEVIIAAAAPIDYDDDAFDDQAIGGYRVRLNFDTSFTGEDLLRTRLQARNFQSFDSLAATPGMTWSFGDSASGGSSNVTLNQLFYRFPLGDRLTVLLGANATSDSDYVTSTISPFDSSGQGSLTSFGAPQQYNLVTGGTGLGLFFALSDNISLDLSYATPEGPIASSGAGLFNGDGSFLGQLTFLSDFVDVGLMYANTYLGGGFGFLNEDRPEVANVYGGQVNFKFGALELGGGVAYAPIRAINRGDYDVWSYQGTLAVRDLGGRGNLLGILFGSPLYAGGFGDGTFLAGLSDVRSQDTPFAVEGFYRFRVNSNISITPGLVWLTNPGNDDGNSDSLAGVVRTTFTF; encoded by the coding sequence ATGCTATCCAAAGTTCTGAAACTGAACTCTCTTGTTGCTACGCCTGCTTTTTTGGGCGCGGCTATTTTAATGTCTTCTTCTGCCTATGCAGCGGAAGCTCAGAAAGGTGCTGATGCACTTCTGAATACGACCCCTGCTGCTAGCGAAACTCTGCAAATTGATGCAGCGGCAATTGCGCCGATCGCTCCCGCTACTGAGACCATCGCTGCGGAAGCCACCGTTGCAGAAGTTGCACCTGCTGCACCTGCTGCTCCGGTTCAGATTGCACAGGCTGCGACTGCTCCGACCAGCGTTGCTTCCCTGGATGACATCGTTCAGTATGGGAACGAAGTTTCTACAACCCAGGCTCAGGTTACTTCGATCGATCAGCTCTCCGACGTTGATCCTAACAGCTGGGCATTTCAGGCACTCCGCCAGCTGATTGAGCGCTACGGCTGTATCGCAGGTTATCCCGATGGTACCTATCGTGGTAATCGCGCCCTGACTCGTTATGAGTTTGCAGCTGGTTTGAACGCCTGCTTGGATCGGATCAGCGAACTGATTGCCTCCAGCACTGCTGACCTGGCAACCAAAGAAGACCTGGAAACTCTCCGTCGTCTGCAAGAAGAATTCCAGGCTGAGCTGTCTACCCTGCGCGGTCGCGTTGATGCCCTGGAAGCACGCACCTCTGAGCTGGAAGCAAACCAGTTCTCGACGACCACCAAACTGAACGGTGAGGTCATCATCGCAGCAGCAGCTCCGATCGACTATGACGACGATGCGTTCGATGATCAGGCGATCGGAGGCTACCGGGTTCGTCTGAACTTCGATACCAGCTTCACCGGCGAAGATTTGCTGCGGACTCGTCTGCAAGCTCGTAACTTCCAGAGCTTCGATTCCCTTGCCGCTACCCCTGGCATGACCTGGTCGTTTGGTGACTCTGCGAGCGGCGGCAGTAGCAACGTTACGCTGAACCAGTTGTTCTACCGCTTCCCGCTGGGCGATCGTCTGACCGTTCTGTTGGGTGCAAACGCAACCAGCGACTCCGACTATGTCACCAGCACAATCAGCCCGTTTGACAGCAGCGGTCAGGGTTCGCTAACCTCCTTTGGTGCGCCTCAGCAGTACAACCTGGTGACGGGTGGTACAGGTCTTGGCTTGTTCTTCGCGCTGAGCGATAACATCAGCCTGGATCTGAGCTACGCAACCCCTGAGGGTCCGATTGCTTCCTCTGGTGCAGGTCTGTTCAACGGCGACGGCTCCTTCCTGGGTCAGCTCACCTTCCTGAGTGACTTCGTGGATGTGGGTCTGATGTATGCCAACACCTACTTAGGTGGTGGTTTCGGTTTCCTGAACGAAGACCGTCCGGAAGTAGCAAACGTCTATGGTGGTCAGGTTAACTTCAAGTTTGGTGCGCTTGAGCTGGGCGGTGGTGTTGCCTACGCTCCGATCCGCGCCATCAACCGTGGTGACTACGATGTATGGAGCTATCAGGGAACTCTGGCGGTTCGTGACCTGGGCGGTCGCGGTAACCTGCTGGGCATCCTGTTTGGTTCGCCGCTGTATGCTGGTGGCTTCGGCGATGGTACCTTCCTGGCAGGTCTGTCTGATGTTCGCAGCCAAGACACTCCGTTTGCAGTGGAAGGCTTCTACCGCTTCCGTGTAAACAGCAACATCTCGATTACCCCCGGTCTAGTTTGGCTGACCAACCCCGGTAACGATGATGGCAACAGCGACTCGCTGGCAGGTGTTGTTAGAACCACCTTCACGTTCTAA
- the psbD gene encoding photosystem II D2 protein (photosystem q(a) protein) — protein sequence MTIAMGRAQAQRGWFDVLDDWLKRDRFVFIGWSGLLLFPCAFMALGGWLTGTTFVTSWYTHGIASSYLEGCNFLTVAVSTPPNSLGHSLLFLWGPEAQWDFARWCQLGGLWAFVALHGAFGLIGFMLRQFEIARLVGIRPYNALAFSGPIAVFVSVFLMYPLGQSSWFFAPSFGVAAIFRFLLFFQGFHNWTLNPFHMMGVAGILGGALLCAIHGATVENTLFEDGDGSNTFRAFNPTQSEETYSMVTANRFWSQIFGIAFSNKRWLHFFMLFVPVTGLWMSAVGVVGLALNLRAYDFVSQEIRAAEDPEFETFYTKNILLNEGIRAWMAPQDQPHEQFTFPEEVLPRGNAL from the coding sequence ATGACCATAGCAATGGGACGCGCCCAGGCGCAGCGAGGATGGTTCGACGTCCTTGATGACTGGCTCAAGCGCGATAGATTCGTTTTCATCGGCTGGTCGGGACTGCTGCTGTTCCCCTGTGCCTTCATGGCACTCGGCGGCTGGCTGACTGGTACGACCTTTGTGACCTCCTGGTACACCCACGGTATCGCTTCTTCTTATCTCGAAGGCTGCAACTTCCTTACTGTTGCCGTCTCCACTCCCCCCAACTCCCTCGGTCACTCCCTGCTGTTTCTGTGGGGACCTGAGGCACAGTGGGACTTCGCCCGCTGGTGTCAGCTGGGCGGTCTGTGGGCGTTCGTTGCCCTGCACGGTGCCTTCGGTCTGATCGGCTTCATGCTGCGTCAGTTCGAGATTGCCCGTCTGGTCGGCATCCGTCCCTACAACGCTCTCGCTTTCAGTGGTCCGATCGCGGTGTTCGTCAGCGTATTCCTGATGTACCCCTTGGGACAGTCTTCGTGGTTTTTTGCGCCTTCGTTTGGCGTAGCAGCAATCTTCCGCTTCTTGCTGTTCTTCCAGGGGTTCCACAACTGGACGTTGAACCCGTTCCACATGATGGGCGTGGCGGGCATCCTGGGTGGTGCTCTGCTGTGCGCGATTCACGGTGCGACGGTGGAGAACACGCTGTTTGAAGATGGCGATGGTTCCAACACGTTCCGCGCGTTCAACCCGACGCAGTCTGAAGAGACCTACTCGATGGTGACGGCAAACCGATTCTGGTCTCAGATTTTCGGGATTGCCTTCTCTAACAAGCGGTGGCTGCACTTCTTCATGCTGTTTGTGCCGGTGACGGGCTTGTGGATGAGTGCGGTTGGCGTGGTAGGACTGGCGCTGAACCTGCGGGCGTACGACTTCGTATCGCAGGAGATTCGGGCAGCAGAAGACCCCGAATTTGAGACGTTCTACACGAAGAACATTCTGCTGAACGAGGGTATCCGTGCTTGGATGGCTCCTCAGGATCAGCCTCACGAACAATTTACATTCCCCGAAGAGGTACTGCCTCGCGGTAACGCTCTCTAA
- a CDS encoding energy-coupling factor ABC transporter ATP-binding protein — MGKPSILVQDVSFQWLKEAPVLQSCSLEVPQGEFWMLLGTNGSGKSTLLKLLTGLLQPQTGKVEVQPPVGFVFQNPDHQLVMPTVGADVAFGLVEEKLPFVQMRQRVEEALNAVNLLPLQRRPIYALSGGQKQRIAIAGAIARHCEVLLLDEPTALLDPDSQIDLVKQVQGLVRSRGITALWVTHRLEELDYCDGAFLLEAGKVVDQGDPARLKQRMMQTSVSD; from the coding sequence ATGGGTAAACCCTCAATCCTGGTTCAGGATGTTTCATTTCAATGGCTGAAAGAAGCCCCTGTTCTTCAATCCTGTTCGCTGGAAGTGCCGCAGGGGGAGTTCTGGATGCTGCTGGGCACAAATGGTAGCGGTAAATCGACGCTGCTGAAGCTGCTCACAGGGCTTTTGCAGCCCCAGACCGGGAAAGTTGAAGTGCAGCCTCCGGTGGGATTTGTGTTTCAGAATCCGGATCATCAGCTGGTGATGCCGACGGTGGGGGCGGACGTAGCGTTTGGTCTGGTGGAGGAGAAACTGCCTTTTGTCCAGATGCGGCAGCGCGTAGAAGAGGCTTTAAATGCGGTCAATCTTCTGCCGCTTCAGCGTCGTCCGATTTATGCCCTGAGCGGTGGACAGAAACAGCGAATTGCCATTGCAGGTGCGATCGCTCGTCACTGTGAGGTTTTGCTGCTCGACGAGCCAACTGCCCTACTTGATCCAGACAGCCAAATTGATTTGGTGAAACAGGTGCAGGGATTGGTGCGAAGCCGAGGGATTACAGCCCTCTGGGTCACTCATCGTTTAGAGGAACTGGACTATTGCGATGGTGCTTTCTTGCTCGAAGCGGGCAAAGTTGTGGACCAGGGAGATCCGGCACGCTTAAAGCAAAGGATGATGCAGACCAGCGTTTCAGATTAA
- a CDS encoding NYN domain-containing protein, whose translation MAASPPQALLLVDGYNVIGAWSDLKQIRDRHGLEEARRELMNSLMDYSSYHNFDTHVVFDAQYQDTPGSREVITSYLCICYTDYRQTADSYIEKTCALFRNDQRKFSQRLIVATSDRAQQLTVVGYGAEWMSSQKLQAEVELTFSRVRRQHRTNHKQQHRSSGRFLASGLDPAAQQRLTEMRFGKPRKKG comes from the coding sequence ATGGCTGCCTCCCCTCCCCAAGCCCTGCTCCTGGTTGATGGCTACAACGTCATTGGTGCCTGGTCAGATTTGAAGCAGATCCGCGATCGTCACGGACTGGAGGAAGCGCGGCGGGAATTAATGAACAGCCTGATGGACTACAGCTCTTATCACAACTTCGATACCCACGTGGTGTTTGATGCCCAGTACCAGGACACGCCCGGCAGCCGCGAGGTGATTACGAGCTATCTCTGCATCTGCTACACCGACTATCGGCAAACGGCAGACTCCTATATCGAGAAAACCTGTGCCCTGTTTCGGAACGATCAGCGGAAGTTCAGCCAAAGGCTAATTGTGGCAACCTCCGATCGCGCCCAGCAGTTGACGGTCGTAGGCTATGGAGCAGAGTGGATGTCGTCGCAGAAGCTCCAGGCGGAAGTTGAGCTGACTTTTTCTAGAGTCAGACGGCAGCATCGGACAAACCACAAGCAGCAGCATCGATCGAGTGGTCGGTTTCTTGCCAGTGGGTTAGATCCGGCCGCCCAGCAGCGGTTGACCGAGATGCGGTTTGGGAAACCCCGTAAGAAGGGGTAG
- a CDS encoding adenine phosphoribosyltransferase, with protein MDLKSLIREIPDFPKPGILFKDITTLLRNPDGLRYTIDTLADKCADFAVDYVVGMESRGFIFGAPLAYKMGVGFVPVRKPGKLPSATHSIEYALEYGTDRLEMHQDALHDGARVLIVDDLIATGGTAAATAQLIQQTGCELAAYAFIIELTALKGRETLPQAPIVTLAQY; from the coding sequence ATGGATCTGAAGTCTCTGATTCGCGAAATCCCCGACTTTCCCAAACCCGGTATTTTGTTCAAGGACATTACCACCCTGCTGCGAAATCCGGATGGCTTGCGCTATACGATCGACACCCTGGCAGACAAATGCGCCGATTTTGCTGTGGATTATGTCGTCGGCATGGAATCCAGAGGCTTTATTTTTGGTGCTCCCCTGGCATACAAGATGGGAGTTGGTTTTGTACCCGTCCGTAAACCCGGCAAACTTCCCTCCGCTACCCATTCGATCGAATACGCCCTGGAATACGGCACCGATCGCCTGGAAATGCACCAGGATGCCCTGCACGACGGCGCAAGAGTCCTGATTGTGGATGACTTAATCGCAACTGGAGGCACTGCCGCTGCAACTGCCCAACTGATCCAGCAGACGGGCTGCGAACTGGCTGCCTATGCCTTCATCATCGAGCTAACTGCCCTCAAGGGACGCGAAACTCTCCCGCAAGCCCCGATCGTGACACTGGCTCAATATTAA
- the corA gene encoding magnesium/cobalt transporter CorA, with protein MTIEEDASPPIIFLIDYNEENATRVKIDAPEECTPYLDTESVSWVDVQGLGNENILRRLGQVFDLHPLVLEDVVNVPQRPKVEEYEDQLLIIARMVCLKDDERGFVSEQVSFILGKHYLLTVQEEPDYDSFGPVRERIRGNKGTIRKHGADYLAYALLDALMDGFFPVLEAYGEALEDLEDEVVAKPTRQSLEKIHQIKRELLALRRAIWPQRDAINVLIRDSSDLVGDEVRVYLRDCYDHAVQILDMVETYREVASSLMDVYVSSVGNRMNEVMKLLTIISTIFIPLTFIVGVYGMNFNTEKSPFNMPELNWYWGYPACLLSMALIAGSLVYYFYRRGWFENFSGIKE; from the coding sequence TTGACGATCGAAGAAGATGCCTCGCCCCCCATCATCTTTCTAATTGACTACAACGAGGAGAACGCTACGCGCGTCAAAATCGATGCACCGGAGGAATGTACCCCTTACCTGGATACAGAATCCGTTTCCTGGGTGGATGTACAGGGGCTAGGCAACGAGAATATTTTGCGGCGATTGGGGCAGGTCTTTGATCTGCATCCTTTGGTGTTGGAAGACGTGGTCAATGTACCCCAACGTCCCAAAGTTGAGGAGTACGAGGATCAGCTGCTGATTATCGCCCGGATGGTTTGCCTCAAGGACGACGAGCGGGGATTTGTCAGCGAACAGGTCAGCTTTATTCTGGGTAAACACTATCTGCTGACAGTGCAGGAAGAACCCGACTACGACTCCTTCGGTCCCGTGCGGGAGCGAATTCGCGGCAACAAGGGTACGATTCGCAAACATGGCGCAGACTACCTTGCCTATGCCCTGCTGGATGCGCTCATGGATGGCTTCTTTCCGGTACTGGAGGCATACGGTGAGGCGCTAGAAGACCTGGAGGATGAAGTTGTTGCCAAACCCACGCGGCAAAGCTTAGAAAAGATTCACCAGATTAAGCGTGAACTGCTTGCCCTGCGGCGTGCTATCTGGCCCCAGCGAGACGCAATTAACGTCCTGATCCGCGACAGCAGCGATCTGGTGGGCGACGAAGTGCGGGTTTACCTGCGGGATTGCTACGACCATGCCGTGCAAATTCTGGACATGGTAGAAACCTACCGTGAGGTTGCCTCTAGCTTAATGGATGTCTATGTCTCTTCCGTGGGCAACCGGATGAACGAGGTGATGAAGCTGCTGACGATTATTTCCACGATCTTTATTCCCCTCACCTTTATCGTGGGAGTCTACGGCATGAACTTCAACACAGAAAAGTCCCCATTCAATATGCCGGAGCTGAATTGGTATTGGGGCTACCCTGCCTGTCTTCTCTCAATGGCGCTTATTGCGGGATCTCTCGTTTACTACTTCTATCGGCGCGGCTGGTTCGAGAATTTCTCCGGAATTAAGGAGTAG
- a CDS encoding HAD family hydrolase: protein MLRIITDFDGPIMDVSERYYRVYQFCLESVRRAEQSVDMLTKAEFWQCKRSQIPEREIGRRSGLDETQALEFARLRKQTVHTLPYLVHDVLVPGAIESLERIQQANIELIVMTMRRVQELDAALHQYNLERFFPPHCRYCLSNDYAKTNDVQDKTLLMGHALAELPPVAQTWMIFTTTSRAAFQAL from the coding sequence ATGCTGCGAATCATCACCGATTTCGATGGTCCGATTATGGATGTCTCTGAGCGGTACTACCGGGTCTATCAATTCTGTCTGGAAAGTGTCCGGCGGGCAGAGCAGTCGGTTGATATGTTAACCAAAGCAGAATTTTGGCAGTGCAAACGATCGCAAATTCCCGAGCGCGAAATTGGCAGACGATCGGGCTTAGATGAAACCCAGGCACTCGAATTTGCCCGACTGCGGAAGCAAACCGTTCATACCCTGCCCTATTTAGTTCACGATGTCCTGGTTCCAGGAGCGATCGAAAGTCTGGAGCGGATTCAGCAGGCAAACATTGAACTGATTGTGATGACTATGCGCCGAGTCCAGGAACTCGATGCCGCTTTGCATCAGTACAATCTGGAACGCTTCTTTCCACCGCACTGCCGCTACTGCCTTAGCAACGACTACGCTAAAACCAACGATGTCCAGGACAAAACTCTCCTCATGGGTCACGCTCTCGCAGAACTGCCGCCCGTCGCCCAAACCTGGATGATTTTTACTACGACGAGCCGGGCAGCATTCCAGGCACTTTGA
- a CDS encoding trimeric intracellular cation channel family protein, producing the protein MVRLRFSQKFSKRVILYLLDLVGVAVFAISGALAAGRKRLDLLGVMVIAIVTAIGGGTLRDVLLDRHPVFWIQNPIYLTVILVSAALTLIYVRRRKSLRQSRLVKALLIADAFGLALFAISGAQIAEQENLPGMIVVLMGTITGVAGGVVRDVLLAEIPLILRRSNIYATAAIVGISFYLVLKFMGTPADFATLGGMAAIAGLRLAAIVWDLRLPVFELLDEDES; encoded by the coding sequence ATGGTTCGTCTACGTTTTTCTCAAAAGTTCTCAAAGCGCGTGATTCTCTATCTTTTAGATCTTGTGGGTGTAGCGGTGTTTGCGATTAGCGGGGCACTGGCAGCCGGACGGAAACGGCTCGATTTACTGGGGGTGATGGTGATTGCGATCGTGACGGCGATCGGGGGGGGGACGCTGCGCGATGTGCTGCTCGATCGGCATCCGGTGTTCTGGATTCAGAATCCGATTTATCTGACGGTGATTCTGGTATCTGCGGCGCTGACGCTGATCTATGTGCGGCGAAGGAAATCCCTCCGACAGTCGCGACTGGTGAAAGCGTTGCTGATTGCCGATGCCTTTGGGCTGGCTCTGTTTGCAATTAGCGGTGCCCAAATTGCCGAGCAGGAAAATCTGCCGGGGATGATTGTGGTGCTAATGGGAACGATTACGGGCGTGGCGGGCGGCGTGGTGCGGGATGTACTCCTGGCAGAGATTCCCCTGATTTTGCGGCGCAGCAATATCTACGCGACGGCGGCGATCGTCGGCATTAGCTTCTATCTGGTGTTGAAGTTTATGGGCACTCCAGCGGATTTTGCCACGTTGGGCGGTATGGCAGCGATCGCGGGGTTACGGCTGGCGGCGATCGTTTGGGATCTGCGGCTGCCTGTGTTTGAGCTATTGGATGAGGATGAGTCCTAA
- the dxr gene encoding 1-deoxy-D-xylulose-5-phosphate reductoisomerase → MAIGNAANLPALKEAIADLDPQPILVSGESGVVEVARYGDAEAVVTGIVGCAGLLPTIAAIEAGKDIALANKETLIAGGPVVLPLVEKHGVKLLPADSEHSAIFQCLQGVPAGGLRKILLTASGGAFRDLPVEKLASVTVADALKHPNWTMGRKITIDSATLMNKGLEVIEAHYLFGMDYDGIEIVIHPQSIIHSLIELQDTSVLAQLGWADMRLPLLYALSYPERIYTDWERLDLVKAGSLTFRAPDHDKYPCMQLAYAAGRSGGTMPAVLNAANEQAVALFLDEKIRFLDIPRLIETVCDRHQANHRSTPTLDDILEADRWARQEVLAASESARSISVA, encoded by the coding sequence GTGGCGATCGGCAATGCAGCAAACCTTCCGGCGTTGAAGGAAGCGATCGCAGATTTAGATCCGCAGCCAATTCTGGTGAGCGGGGAGTCGGGCGTGGTGGAAGTTGCGCGATATGGCGATGCAGAAGCTGTTGTGACTGGAATTGTGGGCTGTGCGGGACTACTGCCGACGATCGCTGCCATTGAGGCAGGCAAGGATATTGCCCTAGCAAACAAGGAAACCCTAATTGCAGGCGGACCTGTGGTGCTGCCCCTGGTCGAAAAGCATGGGGTAAAGTTACTTCCAGCGGATTCCGAGCATTCAGCGATCTTTCAGTGCCTTCAAGGCGTTCCGGCAGGCGGACTGCGGAAAATTTTGCTGACGGCATCCGGGGGTGCATTTCGCGATCTGCCCGTAGAAAAACTGGCATCCGTTACAGTTGCCGATGCCTTAAAACATCCCAACTGGACGATGGGACGCAAAATCACGATCGACTCCGCCACCCTGATGAACAAAGGTCTGGAGGTAATCGAAGCGCACTATCTCTTCGGCATGGACTACGACGGCATCGAAATCGTCATCCACCCGCAGAGCATCATCCATTCCCTGATCGAACTTCAGGACACTTCCGTTCTGGCGCAGTTAGGCTGGGCAGATATGCGGCTCCCCTTGCTCTACGCGTTGTCCTACCCAGAGCGCATCTACACCGACTGGGAGCGGCTGGATCTGGTGAAAGCAGGCAGTCTCACCTTCCGTGCCCCCGACCACGACAAGTATCCCTGTATGCAGCTCGCCTACGCCGCCGGACGATCGGGTGGAACCATGCCAGCAGTCTTGAATGCGGCAAACGAACAGGCAGTCGCCCTCTTCCTGGACGAAAAAATCCGCTTCCTCGACATCCCCCGCTTAATCGAGACGGTATGCGATCGCCATCAGGCAAACCATCGCTCTACACCGACCCTGGACGACATCCTGGAAGCCGATCGCTGGGCACGTCAGGAAGTCCTCGCCGCCAGCGAATCCGCCCGCTCGATCAGCGTTGCCTAG